The nucleotide sequence TCATTAATCGATTCCCTCTCCACACTATATTGAATTCGGTTTACGACTTTTTCCCAGGCCTTTGTTAAATATTCAGCTTTTTCTTCTGCACGCTCCCAATTTTTTTGTTTTGCTTCCGCTTCAATTGCTTGGACAGCCTCTAATACTTGGTCATTTTTACTATAAGAGTCCTTCACCCACTGTCCACTTGTCATCACGACAATACTTACAACTATAAATAACCCTGAAATGATATAGATAAGAAGATGCTTCATGCCATCACCTTTATACATTAATATGCTTATTGTTCTTCACTGTTCAAATAAGGATCACTTTGAAGTTGATCTTTAAATCTGTCCACATACAGCTTGTTGTTAGGCAATAGTGCGGCATAAGCCACTTCGCTAATTTGCCTCACACCTTGCTTATGTAGTTCATCTAACAGCCAATGTACCTCTTTATTACGTTTATGAAGGTTTCCTTGTAGAATTAACCCATCATAAATGACATCTGTACTTAACCCTGTTTCGTTAACAGTTAAAGATAGATCCTTTGGAGTAACTGAACGATATTCTCCTTTTAATAAAACTGATAACTTTCCATTCGGTTCCATTACCCCATATTGAACTTGCGTTATATCAAAGATATCTTTCTGCCTCAACAAAACG is from Bacillus tianshenii and encodes:
- a CDS encoding DUF4363 family protein, producing the protein MKHLLIYIISGLFIVVSIVVMTSGQWVKDSYSKNDQVLEAVQAIEAEAKQKNWERAEEKAEYLTKAWEKVVNRIQYSVERESINDVTASIYQMKGAIEAKDASAVQQNTAYFYKLWKELGR
- a CDS encoding DUF421 domain-containing protein, producing MDETIVVIVRSFITFFSLLIYARLLGKQQMGNLSFFDYINGITIGSIGGALATDLSTKAWVHWVGLTTFIAIAFTLQLIGLKNRGLAKVVASDPIIVLQEGKMLEENLKKMRVTRDELLVLLRQKDIFDITQVQYGVMEPNGKLSVLLKGEYRSVTPKDLSLTVNETGLSTDVIYDGLILQGNLHKRNKEVHWLLDELHKQGVRQISEVAYAALLPNNKLYVDRFKDQLQSDPYLNSEEQ